The Anaerolineae bacterium region GAGGAATAAAATGACAAACGAAACCATCCCCACCCTGCAAGATGTTATCGCCGCTCGACCGAATGTGTATCGCTATTTAAAACCAACCCCGCTGCACCCCTACCCCGGCTTGAGCAAATTGGTAGAGGCCGGCGTTTGGGTTAAACACGAGAACCACCAACCGATTGGAGTTTTTAAGGTGCGGGGGGCTTTAAACCTGGCGGCCAATTTGAACGCGGAAGAAGGTCAAGCCGGTCTGTTTACCGCCTCAACCGGCAATCACGGCCAAAGTATTGCTTTTGCCGCCCGCGCGTACGGTCTTAAAGCCACTATTGCCGTCCCTGAAGGGGCCAATCCCGGCAAGGTAGCCGCCATGCGCGGGTTGGGGGCCGAAGTTATTTTTCACGGCCCCGATTTTGATACCGCCCGCGAGTGGATTATGGCTGAAGCCGAAGCCCAACACGGCCGTTTTGTGGGGCCGGCCGAAGAGCCGCTGATTTGTGGCGTTGGCACCTACGCCCTGGAAATTATGGAAGACCTGCCGGATGTTGATGCCATCATTGTGCCGGTTGGCGCGGGCAGCGGCGTTTGTGGGGTGAGCATTGTGGCCAAAACCATCAATCCCAAAATAGAAGTGATTGCCGCGCAATCGGCCCAGGCCCCGGCCATGCAGTTGAGCTGGCAAACCGGCAAGTTGACCACCGCCGAAATGAAGACCTTTGCCGAGGGGGTGGCCACGCGCGTGCCTTTTGAAAATACGCAGCGCATTATGCGCCGGTATCTGGATGATTTTGTTTTGGTTGACGACGAGGATATCAAGGCGGCCGTGGTGCTTTTGCTGGAACACACCCACAACCTGGCCGAAGGCGCGGGCGCTATCCCCCTGGCGGCAGCCTTGCACCTTAAGGGCAGGTTGGCCGGTAAAAAAGTTGTTTTGGTGATGAGCGGCGGCAATTTGTCATTGGAGAAGCTGCGAGGTATTTTGGGAAGCACGCCCGGCGCTAAACCTTCGGGCTAAAAAAGCCAAAGCCTGGCGCATTCAGCGGGCAACGAAAATCTGCCTCCAAACTGAAATGAACTACGCCAAGTTAGCTGTTCAAATTGTCTACTTTCTGCTATACTGATATGGGGTCAGGTTTCCTGATCAGTGATAGGTAGGGGTCATCAAAACATAGCAGGAGACAGCACAATGAGCGTAGCTACCCAATTGCAACAAGAAGTGGTTCAGTTAAAAGAAGCATACCATGCTCTGGAGCAGGAAAACCAAGTTTTGCATCGTTACCTGGATACCGTGCAAGAGCTTTACTGGGCCGGCCAGGAAATAGCCTCCGCAGAGAATTTACTTTATGAACTGAATCAACTCTTGTATAAAGTAATGAGTGTGGTGGGCGCTAAGGATGGCTCTATCTCCCGCATGGATGAAGGCTCAGACGAATTGGTTTTTGCGCTGGTGCACGGCGAGTTGGGCCAGCAGTTGCCCGACTACCGGATAAAGAGCGACGCCGGCATTGCCGGTTGGGTGGTGCGTAACCGCCGGCCCATTATTGTGAACGAGCCTCGCCAGGACCCTCGTTTTTCGCAAATTGTTGATAAGGAATTTGGTTTTTTTACCAAATCAATTGTGTCGGCGCCAATGATGCGCCTGGGCAGGCTGTTGGGGGTGGTGCAGTTGCTCAACAAGCGTGATGACGGCCAGTTCAATCAGGCCGATGTGGTGCTGCTTTTGGTTTTAGGGCAGGTGGCGGCCATTGTTTTTGAAGAAATGAAGGCCAGGCGCAAAAGCGAGACATTTGAGGAAGACGATATTCTGGCCCCGCTGTGATTATTCAAGAAGGTAACAATTTCAACTTGTTCCTACACTCTGTTGAGGACGATCTAAAAACGGGCCAAAGTTGTCTGGCGGCAAAGCCTCACTTTTCATAAACCCACGTTTCAAACAAGTTAGTTAAATCACACCGGCAATATTGTTCGGCCAGTTGTTTAAAGGTATCGCCGGTGGCAATGCCCCACTGATGCGTTTGGTAGTAATCTCGCAAAAACGCATCAAAAGACGCTTGCCCCATTTCTTCGGCCAGGGCGGTAATAAAAAGCGGCCCGCGGCCATAAACAATGGCCCCGTATTCTTTGCCGTCGTAATCGCCTGCGGGCAAGCCGATGGGAATGTCGGCCCGGCCCACTCGCTCCCAACGACTCTCCCAAGAATCAAGGTAGCCCTGGGCAGTAGGTTTATCGTACACGTCAAGGTAATAAAGCCAGGTGGCGTATTGGGCCAGGGCTTCATCCAGCCAGGGTTCGTCAACCTGGTCATTCCCCACGGCGTTATAAAACCACTGGTGGGCGACTTCGTGCGCTATGGTGCTTTCCAAAAGAATGGAGGCCGGTAATCCCCCAATTTCTGCGTTGGGGTCATAAAGCGCCAGGGAGATGCCTACCAGGCCGGGGTATTCGATGCCCAGGGCTTGCAGCGGAGTGCTGACTACATCAAATTCGGTGTAGGGGTAGGGGCCGAAGCGCCGGTTAAAAGTACGCAAGGAATCTGCGGCTACGGCCAGGGCCAGTTCGGACTGGCCGGTTTGTTGGGGGAAGGCATAACTATTGACGGTGGTTTCGCCCACGGTTTTGCTGATAACGGTGTAGTTGCGGCTGGCGGCCAGATAAAAATCACGGGCCGGGCCGGCGGCAAAGGTAAGAATTTGTTGATCCCCCGTTTGCTCCCGTTCAATTTCGATGCCTGCCGCCACAAGGGTTAAGTTGGCCGGAGCAGTCACCCGGACCAGGTAAAAACTGGCGTCGTTGTAAGACAAGTCCGCATTTGGCGAGGGGAGGGCCACGTTCCAGCCTTCGTCATCGTAAACCGGAATGGTTGGATAAAACTCATCCAGCACCAGGACCCCCTCGGAATAACCAAACAGGCCGTAGTTGCCGGCCAGCTCCTGGGTCACTTCCACCCCAAAGTCCAGTTGGATAGTTACGTGTTCGCCAGGGAGTAAAGCCCCTGGCAGCGGCACTTGCAGGGCGGTATCCGCAAATTCAGCAATGAATTCAACGGCCTGACCATCTACCTTTACGGCCGATATGTTTGTCTGCCCCCCCATTGCATTTGGAAACAAGCGGAAA contains the following coding sequences:
- a CDS encoding GAF domain-containing protein — its product is MSVATQLQQEVVQLKEAYHALEQENQVLHRYLDTVQELYWAGQEIASAENLLYELNQLLYKVMSVVGAKDGSISRMDEGSDELVFALVHGELGQQLPDYRIKSDAGIAGWVVRNRRPIIVNEPRQDPRFSQIVDKEFGFFTKSIVSAPMMRLGRLLGVVQLLNKRDDGQFNQADVVLLLVLGQVAAIVFEEMKARRKSETFEEDDILAPL
- a CDS encoding M1 family metallopeptidase encodes the protein MKFHFLRLHLPLLFILIVVSLAACQSSLPTATPSSDLSTLANPATPTQPPAATNTPTVSPTSPSPSTASPSPEPASPSPESHFFDETNWDDREIFCRGLISTEQEALGRLPGASVYHLDLQLTDDLLHLAGQEKVWYTNQEDEPLKQVYFRLFPNAMGGQTNISAVKVDGQAVEFIAEFADTALQVPLPGALLPGEHVTIQLDFGVEVTQELAGNYGLFGYSEGVLVLDEFYPTIPVYDDEGWNVALPSPNADLSYNDASFYLVRVTAPANLTLVAAGIEIEREQTGDQQILTFAAGPARDFYLAASRNYTVISKTVGETTVNSYAFPQQTGQSELALAVAADSLRTFNRRFGPYPYTEFDVVSTPLQALGIEYPGLVGISLALYDPNAEIGGLPASILLESTIAHEVAHQWFYNAVGNDQVDEPWLDEALAQYATWLYYLDVYDKPTAQGYLDSWESRWERVGRADIPIGLPAGDYDGKEYGAIVYGRGPLFITALAEEMGQASFDAFLRDYYQTHQWGIATGDTFKQLAEQYCRCDLTNLFETWVYEK
- a CDS encoding threonine/serine dehydratase, encoding MTNETIPTLQDVIAARPNVYRYLKPTPLHPYPGLSKLVEAGVWVKHENHQPIGVFKVRGALNLAANLNAEEGQAGLFTASTGNHGQSIAFAARAYGLKATIAVPEGANPGKVAAMRGLGAEVIFHGPDFDTAREWIMAEAEAQHGRFVGPAEEPLICGVGTYALEIMEDLPDVDAIIVPVGAGSGVCGVSIVAKTINPKIEVIAAQSAQAPAMQLSWQTGKLTTAEMKTFAEGVATRVPFENTQRIMRRYLDDFVLVDDEDIKAAVVLLLEHTHNLAEGAGAIPLAAALHLKGRLAGKKVVLVMSGGNLSLEKLRGILGSTPGAKPSG